The DNA region AAGCTTTGTTGAACCCGAGAAAAAGGTAAGCTCTGATGGAGTTGAGACCAAAGTCAAGGAAACTGCTCAAAAAATGTTCGTTAAGACCGCTGAAAGAAACTTAGATGGTTCGAATGGTGGCAGATTAACAGCCAGAGAACTTTCTTACCGCAGGGGAAACGACAAAAACACCAATCCAGGTTCGGTAGTTAGAAAAGATACTACTTTACAACATATCTCACCTTCTGGTCATTCAACAAAGGTTAGAGGAGATAAGCTTGAGATTTCAGGTGAGAAGAAAGCTATTGTGGATAGAAGCAAGGCCTACGTAAAGCTGAAATCTTTAGAGAAAGAAGTGAGAGCTGCAGGCTACGTACCAGACACGAAGTATGTGCTTCATGATATCGACGAAGAATCTAAAGAGAAAGCTTTGATGCATCACAGTGAACGTTTAGCTATAGCTTTCGGGCTTATAAACACGTCTCCAGGCACTACTATAAGGGTGATGAAGAATCTGAGGATATGCGGAGATTGCCATAACTTCATAAAGATATTATCGAGTATTGAAGATAGAGAGATCATTGTAAGAGATAACAAGAGGTTTCATCATTTTAGAGATGGTAGCTGTTCTTGTGGAGATTATTGGTAGAATTTTTGTATGAAAAGATTGTTAATTTCAACCAAATTCACTATAATTTAAATCCTTTCAAAATTGGGGTGggcaaaaagaacaaaatcgaaaactaaatgagaaaaaaaactaatcaaatcgAAGCCAATCATAACACATACATTGAACACAAATGCAAGAAGGTACCAAACCCTTTAATCCTACATAATAACATCAGTGAAATGGACAAACACACACTCTTAGTTACATGAAATATATAGCATCacaatatatcatcaatcacacactctctctgtttcacttTTGGCTTGCTATCTCTCTTTTCTTAGTAGCCTTGTACAAGGAATAAATATAAGATGCAAACCCAAGGATCCCAGCTAAGAGAGCTCCTCCCTTAAACCAGTCAATATCATCATCCATAAACGAAAACGCCAACACAACGAAAATGTTAGCTAAAGGTGACGCAGAGAAGCTGACGACattagagaaaagagaagacgcTAAACACACAAGACCCACTAGCCCTAAAGACATTACTTGCCACGCAAGTGATAAACCGATAAGACTCAAAACGTAAAGCGGCTTCCCCTTATTAAACGTCTCAAAATCTTCCTTGATATCTTTGAATTCACCGCTTATGAACAATCCAACCAAACATATCAACGTCGCAATCATAGAAGCGTTGGTTTGCATCAACATCACAGCGGACACTCTACTGTTTGTGTTAGGTATAACcttttgaaaccctaattgcatGATGcaaagagataaagagaagGCTACCGTGCCAAATAAGCCACACCAAGCACCGTAGCCCATTTTCCCACCTTCCCCTTCGCAGGGATAATAAGCATCATCCGAAGATGTAATGCCTGTGGCAATTCCGGAAAGGACAATGGATAATATGATCCAACGgttaaatttgtgtttgttgatgataGCTGTAAATATGGAAGTGAAGATCAATTGTGTTGTAAAGATCCAAAAGAAGAACACACAATGAGTTCTCCCAATCGCATAGAGTTGGCTATAAGCAGCAAAGAGGACACCGAGAGAGAcgtaaagaagaaagagagtttgacaaaagacgaagaagattgaGTTTCTCTATGGGTGGAGAACAAAGAACGCCATAAGAGAAGAAGCAACGCTGTAAATGGAAACGCAGCGTTCTGGATAAAAGACTGAAGCCATGTGCCTTTAAATTGTTTAGGGTCATCACAAACATCTCGTCCTGTTTGGATGAAGTAGAAGTTAAGAAGAAGTGTGGCTAAAACACGTCCTGTTACAACCAAACCCGAGCAGACAAATAAACAAATCCACCAGTTTCGTGTCTTGATAACTTGAGGTATTGAAGTCGTTGCTCTTGGTTGATTCTCAACTCCAatattagcttcttcttcttcttcttgaaataaaaccaacaaaaacttaaaacttgtataaattaaaacattcatcAGTGTAATATCAATGTGCACGACGTACGTACGTACCTTGTGTGATTTGGTCCGGAGATTCATCAGTGTGTAAACCCATGAAGTTCCTTGTGGAGGATGGAACGTAACTACAAATATATTAGAAGAATTTTTCACTGTAGATGGATTTTGTTTGGTCTCATATAGGCAGCATTGAAGATTGCAActaggaaataaaaaaatagccATGACGTTGCATCacatatattatgtattatttgATCGTACGGTCAAATAAGCAAAGATTAAAAGATACATAATCAAACATGCCAGCCAACAATACCCAACTGGTTTAAAATTTCAACGCGGTGCAAATGATTTTATTGTGTCGTTCAAATGATATATTCATCGTAATGcttcaaaccaaataaataaaacaaaacgaaaataacgaaataaatataatacactaattttcAAATTGTGGAGCCTTTCTCCCTTTATTAATTGCTATTGCAGATTTGAATATACATAATATTAGTTTCTGTGACCAGGTTGTTTTGTCTgaatatgtattatatatatttttattataaatgtcTAATGATTATGTTCTATTACAAATgaataatattaagaaattaCATGATCGCTttctattttcttgtttaattattatatgagTTATTTAATTGATCAacattcttttgtttgttgaattCAACACAAATCCATCTCTTTCGTTTGTTGAAATCAACACGACAAATCCATAACGAAAAagaaatacaagaaaataaactacttTCGGCTATAGTGGAAAAGTACGAGAACTTAATTTGATTAGCACCGCAATTCGACTCCTCGGCCTCGAGATTCATCCGTAAGAGATGCCATATACGTTTACAAACATGAAACATGATTTTCCAACCAAGATGATGACAGATCAGAAGTTGAGCAGACTGCATGAGACAACCATTTGTCCTCTATAGGTCATACGGCTAATTTGACTCAACTCATGAATCAGGTCTCCAAATTCAGGTTAGTTGATAATTCTATAAACACTCTTCTCgtcattttattaaatatgatCCAACTTAAAACTATTTGGTTATGAGTAGAAAGAATTTTGAACTATATATGTTAGTTCTCAATGTagctaaagttttttttttttttttgaatgcaatgtaaaattatatttaaaaacaagaaacgtTTGTACAACTAGTTCTTCAAGGCTTTGATGATCTTAAAACAGAGTTCTTAAAACagagttaaaataaaataggagGTCAATATCTTGCCCCTAGCCAGGTGATGAGACTCTCGTCATAGCGTCTATCTCCCCGGAGGCCAATAGCGAGGAGTTGATCTTTCATCTTTTTGTCAATATCTTGGATGAGGCGTGAGGCATGTTTCGGAGGGTCACCATGCTTCCGCCCATTTCTTTCATGCCAAATTGCGTAGACCGTAGCTTGCAAAACAGAGCAAGCTAAATAACTTGTAGTCCGATCCCGCCAATTGCTGCAGGCTGAAGCAATGATCGAG from Camelina sativa cultivar DH55 chromosome 3, Cs, whole genome shotgun sequence includes:
- the LOC104777683 gene encoding pentatricopeptide repeat-containing protein DWY1, chloroplastic-like isoform X1, yielding MMALEAAFSMSFCSFPVPKAIPFERETSSFQRITSRAKAIAGEGHVQSFVEPEKKVSSDGVETKVKETAQKMFVKTAERNLDGSNGGRLTARELSYRRGNDKNTNPGSVVRKDTTLQHISPSGHSTKVRGDKLEISGEKKAIVDRSKAYVKLKSLEKEVRAAGYVPDTKYVLHDIDEESKEKALMHHSERLAIAFGLINTSPGTTIRVMKNLRICGDCHNFIKILSSIEDREIIVRDNKRFHHFRDGSCSCGDYW
- the LOC104777686 gene encoding LOW QUALITY PROTEIN: putative purine permease 20 (The sequence of the model RefSeq protein was modified relative to this genomic sequence to represent the inferred CDS: deleted 2 bases in 1 codon), producing the protein MGLHTDESPDQITQEEEEANIGVENQPRATTSIPQVIKTRNWWICLFVCSGLVVTGRVLATLLLNFYFIQTGRDVCDDPKQFKGTWLQSFIQNAAFPFTALLLLLWRSLFSTHRETQSSSSFVKLFLLYVSLGVLFAAYSQLYAIGRTHCVFFFWIFTTQLIFTSIFTAIINKHKFNRWIILSIVLSGIATGITSSDDAYYPCEGEGGKMGYGAWCGLFGTVAFSLSLCIMQLGFQKVIPNTNSRVSAVMLMQTNASMIATLICLVGLFISGEFKDIKEDFETFNKGKPLYVLSLIGLSLAWQVMSLGLVGLVCLASSLFSNVVSFSASPLANIFVVLAFSFMDDDIDWFKGGALLAGILGFASYIYSLYKATKKREIASQK
- the LOC104777683 gene encoding pentatricopeptide repeat-containing protein DWY1, chloroplastic-like isoform X2 produces the protein MMALEAAFSMSFCSFPVPKAIPFERETSSFQRITSRAKAIAGEGHVQSFVEPEKKVSSDGVETKVKETAQKMFVKTAERNLDGSNGGRLTARELSYRRGNDKNTNPGEKKAIVDRSKAYVKLKSLEKEVRAAGYVPDTKYVLHDIDEESKEKALMHHSERLAIAFGLINTSPGTTIRVMKNLRICGDCHNFIKILSSIEDREIIVRDNKRFHHFRDGSCSCGDYW